One segment of Rhodopirellula baltica SH 1 DNA contains the following:
- a CDS encoding TlpA family protein disulfide reductase translates to MKRRNTAVLMSTPLLGCLFSFLTATLFASGLFADELPGILRLNNGDHVQGQFSASDVNGDDQAPVVNWQHHDFATPFSFPFASLASATFPAPSAIEATKGQFAFELLNGDRLFGNIIEVGDPLIVTLAGDEPSELPLAMVRQIFRWDDSRAVVFQGPGSRDNWESSGQLESWTDANGTLETSATMATLFRDLNLPRVARVELDIAWEGKPNFVIAVGVDPQSAENTWADAFHIEVWDEDVVAVWEDGSLAGVQSIAKLKELGNRLQVTLKMDQANRHVMIESMRGETLTQYTLPIKQPRVARTGIYFRNIDGVLRIRSLQVLHATDLNPNSRDRAQATEDSERSGIDTAVHLVNGDAFRGRWKAIQDNQWLFDDGEEERFVPADEILVMDFLKIIPKGGFEPQQTNADHLQIRTFDGMRLSGRLQRIDKLALHVIAEATQSEMTIPIPSIDTIDFEPSETVVPSLRGQMRLELEGTRLHGRLLDAEPDSHPTPLRFGPSDIAASTMLPSLQGKLILRPTIETTKSATELRIERLARLREAAQQRNGLPVIRNQVIAIQPVAKPGVWNVFNKAFNPAAIQRAAVGKPIYLKTGEVIPGKVISIDENEVTFESGMTQKTKLPREQIRALHLNGGNANSVVDEQERERLLTVPRNRKNSPPTHLLIARNGDMMRCRLISLTEETAEVESRLETITIPRNVVSQIIWLKPPIRTEDGNNADTDDAPEVPNADDATGDATVLTVQGKMHDGNRLSLVPESVINQTLIGENFFLGPIRLPLANCEELYFGKIDDRDNTDDPHAIWQLVDAPEPIIGDSGGGDDSLAGTRSPLVGNPAPDFKLKTLDGEPFQIADQTGRTLVLDFWATWCGPCLQAMPVIEEAVAEFDPEQVRLVAVNLQENAEDIRNTLDRIGVSPEVVLDIDGVAAGRYQANAIPQTVVIDAEGTVTRVFVGGGSKLGEQLADAIRETLGEPTKQN, encoded by the coding sequence ATGAAACGACGAAACACCGCGGTGCTGATGTCCACACCTCTCCTTGGATGCCTTTTCAGCTTCCTGACCGCAACGCTATTCGCTTCCGGTCTGTTCGCAGATGAATTGCCTGGAATTTTGCGACTAAACAATGGCGATCATGTCCAAGGACAATTTTCGGCGTCAGACGTTAACGGTGATGACCAGGCTCCCGTGGTGAATTGGCAACACCACGATTTCGCGACGCCGTTTTCATTTCCATTTGCTTCTTTGGCGTCGGCCACCTTCCCGGCTCCATCGGCAATTGAAGCTACTAAAGGGCAATTCGCATTCGAACTGCTCAACGGCGACCGACTGTTTGGCAACATCATCGAAGTTGGCGACCCGTTGATTGTCACTCTCGCGGGAGATGAACCGTCGGAACTACCACTCGCGATGGTCCGACAGATCTTTCGATGGGACGACAGCCGCGCCGTGGTTTTCCAGGGTCCCGGCAGCCGCGATAATTGGGAATCAAGTGGCCAGCTCGAGAGCTGGACCGATGCGAATGGCACGCTGGAAACCAGCGCCACGATGGCAACCCTTTTTCGCGATTTGAACCTACCGCGAGTAGCCCGGGTTGAGCTGGACATCGCTTGGGAAGGAAAGCCCAACTTCGTGATCGCAGTGGGCGTCGACCCTCAATCCGCCGAGAACACTTGGGCGGATGCCTTTCATATCGAAGTTTGGGACGAAGACGTCGTCGCCGTTTGGGAAGACGGTTCGCTCGCAGGCGTTCAGTCAATCGCCAAACTGAAAGAACTCGGCAATCGATTGCAGGTGACATTGAAGATGGACCAAGCCAACCGACATGTGATGATCGAATCGATGCGTGGCGAAACGCTGACTCAGTACACCCTGCCGATCAAGCAACCACGCGTTGCTCGCACCGGGATTTACTTCCGGAACATTGACGGCGTCCTTCGCATTCGTTCCTTACAAGTCCTGCATGCAACCGACCTGAACCCCAACTCCCGTGATCGCGCGCAAGCAACCGAAGACTCGGAACGTTCCGGCATTGATACAGCGGTGCACTTGGTCAATGGTGATGCATTTCGAGGACGCTGGAAGGCGATCCAAGACAACCAGTGGTTGTTTGATGACGGCGAAGAAGAACGATTCGTTCCAGCCGACGAAATCTTGGTGATGGATTTTTTAAAGATAATTCCGAAAGGTGGTTTCGAACCACAGCAAACCAACGCTGATCACTTGCAAATCAGAACATTCGATGGAATGCGATTGAGCGGTCGCTTGCAACGAATCGACAAACTGGCCTTGCATGTCATCGCTGAAGCAACGCAAAGCGAAATGACAATTCCGATTCCAAGCATCGACACGATCGATTTTGAGCCATCAGAAACGGTCGTGCCATCACTTCGCGGGCAAATGCGGTTGGAACTAGAAGGAACGCGGCTCCATGGACGGTTGCTCGACGCAGAACCTGACAGTCATCCGACGCCGCTTCGGTTTGGACCATCCGACATCGCCGCGTCGACGATGCTTCCCAGTCTGCAAGGCAAATTGATACTGCGTCCAACCATCGAAACCACCAAATCGGCAACGGAACTGCGTATCGAGCGGCTAGCGAGACTTCGCGAAGCCGCACAACAACGAAATGGCTTGCCGGTCATTCGAAACCAAGTAATCGCTATCCAGCCCGTCGCGAAGCCTGGGGTTTGGAATGTGTTCAACAAAGCATTCAACCCAGCTGCAATCCAGAGGGCTGCCGTTGGAAAACCAATCTATTTGAAGACCGGTGAAGTCATTCCTGGCAAAGTGATTTCAATCGATGAAAACGAGGTCACTTTTGAATCTGGTATGACGCAGAAAACCAAGCTGCCTCGTGAACAGATCCGTGCTCTCCATCTGAATGGTGGCAATGCGAATTCGGTCGTTGACGAACAGGAACGCGAACGACTTCTGACCGTTCCCCGCAATCGAAAGAACAGTCCGCCAACCCATCTCCTGATTGCTCGCAACGGCGACATGATGCGTTGCCGACTAATCAGCCTGACTGAAGAAACTGCCGAAGTGGAATCGCGTTTGGAAACAATCACAATTCCTCGCAACGTCGTGTCGCAGATTATTTGGTTGAAACCGCCTATCAGAACAGAAGATGGAAACAACGCCGACACGGATGATGCCCCGGAAGTGCCGAACGCCGACGACGCAACGGGCGATGCCACCGTGCTGACCGTGCAAGGCAAGATGCACGATGGCAACCGATTATCCTTGGTCCCCGAGAGCGTCATCAACCAAACGTTGATCGGTGAAAACTTTTTCCTCGGACCCATCCGCCTGCCGCTGGCCAACTGCGAAGAATTGTATTTTGGCAAAATCGACGACCGCGATAACACCGATGATCCCCACGCGATTTGGCAGCTCGTCGATGCTCCTGAACCCATCATTGGCGACTCGGGTGGTGGCGACGACTCGCTGGCGGGCACGCGGTCTCCCTTGGTGGGCAACCCTGCTCCAGACTTCAAACTCAAAACACTCGACGGAGAACCGTTCCAAATCGCGGATCAAACCGGTCGCACGCTAGTCCTGGACTTCTGGGCGACCTGGTGTGGCCCGTGCCTGCAAGCCATGCCGGTGATCGAAGAAGCGGTTGCCGAATTTGATCCCGAACAAGTCCGCCTGGTCGCGGTCAACTTGCAGGAGAACGCGGAAGACATTCGCAACACACTCGACCGAATCGGCGTCAGCCCGGAAGTCGTGCTGGACATCGACGGTGTCGCGGCGGGACGCTACCAAGCCAACGCGATTCCTCAGACGGTCGTGATTGACGCGGAAGGCACCGTGACGCGAGTCTTCGTCGGCGGAGGATCGAAGCTGGGCGAACAATTGGCCGACGCGATTCGCGAAACACTGGGTGAACCGACGAAACAAAACTGA
- a CDS encoding Gfo/Idh/MocA family protein, giving the protein MPKSHPTPESQSVSRRRFQKTAATTFVLSAGTALSRARAAGANDRVGLGFIGVANRGSQLMKAFAEHEDCQPVAVCDVDSNAMAAAAKKASETAGASVFQTGDYRELLERSDVDAVVIASPDHWHALQMIEACQAGKDVYVEKPLSATIVEGRAMVNAARKFNRVTQVGTHRRSSPLYHELAGRVQDDLLGKVCVSRAYRLSNMAPAGIGKLPTSKPPAHLNWDMWVGPRAEQPYQDNIAPYKFRWWQDYSSQMGNWGVHYLDAIRWCLGEEAPSSVCAMGGRFGVDDDRTIPDTMEVTFQFASGRLAVFGQYETSMNPTLASGEIELRGTKGTAYVSERQYEILPERRGQFSKQEDFAKPETRSEVSNNHVLTVNHARNFLDCMVSRERCHADIEIGHRSTTFCHLANISQTLGKRLDWDAKAERFTNDEAANEMLHYEYRAPWKLPTV; this is encoded by the coding sequence ATGCCAAAGTCCCACCCCACGCCCGAGTCGCAATCGGTCTCTCGTCGTCGATTCCAGAAAACTGCCGCGACCACATTCGTGCTTTCGGCCGGAACGGCCTTGTCACGTGCTCGGGCGGCGGGAGCCAACGATCGCGTTGGTCTGGGATTCATCGGAGTCGCGAACCGCGGCAGCCAACTGATGAAAGCCTTCGCCGAGCACGAGGATTGCCAACCCGTCGCCGTGTGCGATGTGGATTCCAATGCGATGGCGGCGGCCGCGAAAAAGGCCAGTGAAACGGCGGGGGCCAGCGTCTTTCAAACCGGGGACTATCGTGAATTGTTGGAACGATCCGACGTGGATGCCGTGGTCATCGCCAGTCCCGATCATTGGCACGCCTTGCAAATGATTGAGGCCTGCCAAGCGGGCAAGGACGTTTACGTCGAAAAGCCATTGTCGGCGACGATCGTCGAAGGACGAGCGATGGTCAACGCCGCTCGCAAGTTCAACCGGGTCACGCAAGTCGGCACGCATCGCCGCAGCAGCCCGCTGTATCACGAATTGGCTGGGCGGGTGCAGGACGATTTGCTGGGAAAAGTCTGCGTCTCACGTGCCTATCGACTCAGCAACATGGCTCCCGCTGGCATCGGCAAACTTCCCACGTCCAAGCCGCCTGCGCATCTGAACTGGGACATGTGGGTGGGCCCGCGTGCCGAACAACCCTATCAAGACAACATCGCTCCGTACAAATTTCGTTGGTGGCAGGATTACAGTTCGCAAATGGGGAACTGGGGAGTGCACTACCTCGACGCGATTCGTTGGTGCCTGGGCGAAGAGGCACCGTCGAGTGTTTGTGCGATGGGCGGACGTTTTGGAGTCGACGACGACCGAACGATCCCGGACACGATGGAAGTGACGTTCCAATTCGCATCGGGACGTTTGGCGGTTTTTGGACAATACGAAACGAGCATGAACCCAACGCTCGCGTCAGGCGAAATCGAACTGCGCGGGACCAAGGGAACCGCATACGTTTCCGAGCGTCAGTACGAGATCCTTCCTGAACGACGCGGTCAGTTTTCAAAGCAAGAAGACTTTGCCAAGCCAGAGACACGTTCGGAGGTTTCCAACAATCATGTGTTGACCGTCAATCACGCTCGCAACTTCTTGGACTGCATGGTGTCGCGTGAACGTTGTCATGCTGACATTGAGATCGGTCATCGCAGCACCACGTTTTGTCACCTGGCGAACATTTCGCAAACGTTGGGCAAGCGATTGGATTGGGATGCAAAGGCGGAGCGGTTCACCAACGACGAAGCCGCCAACGAGATGTTGCATTACGAATACCGTGCCCCATGGAAATTGCCCACGGTGTAA
- a CDS encoding BatA domain-containing protein: MSFLQPWMLFALPIALLPILIHLINQRRYQTTQWAAMMFLLAANRMNRGYARIRQWAILALRTLVLLALIIAIGRPLASGSLGGGLVGSLSGGSSANTIVLLDRSPSMNVNAAGDSRTKLEAGVAQIAETLQTLGAGRVLLIDSNTVAASESSPARELASPEELLDLPQTGPSDASADIPAMMLAALDTIQANSMGQTDVWICSDAREHDWQSRDGRWPTLREALAQFGRRVRFRLLTVAGTDQPNRSIRIDDIVLRSEGDERVLMLSGKLQSDSENGDTANAPAPSIRMDLDGAESIVELPLDSGSGEFTDLRVPLDREQVSGLGHVSLPADGNNADNTYYFVFDEPPPRKSVVVSANEDVANVLRLAAEITPDPNIEASAEVLLPAEVPSIAWDETALLLWQAPLPTGASNAEIRKRLESFLDRGGRVIFFPPDNPDPNAELFGVSYAAWTDLKDDVSIATWRGEADLLGKTLAGASLPVGKLKVHRLAALFGETTPLAKLSNDEPVMVRVPTPRGGVYFCGTTPAAKDSTLSSDGVVLYVMIQRALVAGAASLANTGRLDAGTVDAEVAATWKRLQGPDDSISTEHAFTAGVYADGDRFNAINRSAGEDATDTLQDSQIDDLFQGLVLERVNQTAGESNSLVDEVWRAFLILMLIAMIGEAILCLPRQSAQAASPSVGGATA; encoded by the coding sequence TCAACCCTGGATGCTGTTCGCTCTGCCGATCGCTCTGCTGCCAATCCTGATCCACTTGATCAACCAACGTCGTTATCAAACGACGCAGTGGGCCGCGATGATGTTCCTGCTGGCCGCGAACCGTATGAATCGCGGTTACGCTCGCATTCGCCAGTGGGCCATCCTGGCTCTGCGAACGCTGGTTCTGTTGGCCTTGATCATTGCCATCGGACGACCACTCGCCAGCGGTTCACTCGGCGGCGGATTGGTCGGATCGCTCTCGGGAGGTTCGTCCGCGAACACGATTGTGTTGCTCGATCGTTCGCCTTCGATGAACGTCAATGCGGCGGGTGACTCAAGAACCAAACTGGAAGCCGGCGTCGCCCAAATCGCTGAAACACTGCAGACACTCGGTGCCGGTCGAGTTCTGCTGATCGACAGCAACACGGTCGCGGCGTCCGAGTCCTCTCCCGCACGAGAACTGGCGTCTCCTGAGGAACTGCTGGACCTTCCGCAAACCGGACCTTCGGATGCATCGGCTGACATTCCCGCGATGATGTTGGCGGCACTGGACACCATCCAAGCCAACTCGATGGGACAAACCGACGTTTGGATTTGCTCGGACGCTCGCGAACACGATTGGCAATCACGAGACGGACGTTGGCCCACGCTTCGCGAAGCCCTCGCCCAATTCGGACGCCGAGTCCGGTTCCGTCTGTTGACCGTCGCGGGAACGGACCAGCCCAACCGATCGATCCGCATCGACGACATCGTCCTGCGATCCGAAGGCGATGAGCGAGTGTTGATGCTGTCGGGCAAACTTCAAAGTGATTCTGAAAACGGCGACACAGCGAACGCACCCGCGCCATCGATCCGCATGGATCTGGATGGAGCTGAATCGATTGTCGAACTGCCACTCGATTCGGGGTCGGGTGAATTCACGGACTTGCGAGTCCCCTTGGATCGCGAACAAGTGAGCGGGCTGGGTCACGTGTCGTTGCCCGCCGATGGCAACAACGCCGACAACACGTACTATTTTGTCTTTGACGAGCCACCGCCACGAAAGAGTGTGGTGGTGTCCGCGAACGAGGACGTTGCCAATGTGCTGCGATTGGCCGCCGAGATCACTCCCGATCCAAACATCGAGGCTTCCGCTGAAGTCCTGCTTCCCGCCGAAGTGCCATCGATCGCGTGGGATGAAACCGCACTCTTGCTGTGGCAAGCCCCGTTGCCCACGGGCGCGTCCAACGCAGAAATTCGCAAACGATTGGAATCGTTCCTGGACCGCGGCGGCCGAGTGATCTTCTTCCCGCCCGACAATCCTGATCCCAACGCGGAACTGTTTGGCGTCTCGTATGCCGCATGGACGGACTTGAAAGACGACGTGTCGATTGCGACCTGGCGAGGTGAAGCGGACTTGCTGGGCAAGACACTGGCGGGAGCGTCGCTGCCGGTTGGAAAGCTGAAGGTGCATCGCCTGGCGGCCCTGTTCGGTGAAACCACTCCGCTTGCCAAGTTGTCCAACGACGAACCAGTCATGGTCCGAGTCCCCACGCCTCGCGGCGGAGTTTACTTTTGTGGCACGACTCCAGCGGCAAAGGATTCGACCCTCTCATCCGACGGCGTTGTGCTTTACGTGATGATCCAGCGAGCCTTGGTCGCCGGTGCTGCGTCCCTGGCCAACACAGGTCGCTTGGATGCGGGAACGGTCGATGCAGAAGTAGCCGCGACGTGGAAACGATTGCAAGGGCCCGACGATTCGATCTCGACAGAACACGCTTTCACGGCAGGTGTCTACGCCGACGGCGACCGCTTCAACGCGATCAATCGATCCGCCGGAGAAGACGCCACCGACACGCTGCAAGACTCTCAGATCGACGATCTCTTTCAAGGCTTGGTGTTGGAACGCGTCAATCAAACGGCGGGCGAATCCAATTCCTTGGTCGATGAAGTCTGGCGAGCGTTCCTGATCCTGATGCTGATCGCCATGATCGGTGAAGCCATCTTGTGTCTGCCGCGGCAATCCGCCCAAGCGGCCTCCCCATCCGTCGGAGGTGCCACGGCATGA
- a CDS encoding serine/threonine-protein kinase, with protein sequence MKTQHPSDDVLRLVLDEHADAQTDEDVTSHLDDCELCQSRIERFAESSHAIRESLRRETMSGSLALDTPKLAEPTETAWLADFAVSFLQPTDQPDAIGKLGEFEVQSVIGHGGMGIVLKGFQPELNRPVAIKVMSPHLASIGTARKRFLREAQATAAIVHPNVMPILSVSESATLPYLVMPFVACRTLQQRIDTEGPLPITDVLRIGIQVAAALAAAHRQGLVHRDVKPANILIEPAVDRTMLTDFGLARAADDVTVTRSGVIAGTPQYMSPEQARGESVDARSDLFALGCVLYAMATGRPPFRSETSYGILRRITDHPHRPMRETQASVPIWMEHLVDQLLRKDARNRISSAEETQRLLEACLAHVQQPSIPLPSEVMASKRPHIRLAILLTVLVAASIPLAAINLWDRSRTTKPPVIVTRPASHPSSTPSKAVGPDFALAAPITESVWTEPTKNESSSLTEIDSQLELIQKQIESLQRSLEVKESP encoded by the coding sequence GTGAAAACCCAACACCCCAGCGACGACGTCTTGCGATTGGTGCTCGACGAACACGCCGACGCACAGACCGATGAAGACGTCACCTCGCACCTCGATGATTGCGAACTCTGTCAGAGCCGGATCGAGCGGTTTGCCGAGTCCTCCCACGCCATTCGTGAATCGCTAAGGCGTGAAACCATGTCGGGCAGCCTCGCGCTCGACACACCCAAGCTGGCCGAACCCACCGAGACCGCTTGGCTGGCCGATTTCGCGGTTTCGTTCCTGCAGCCAACCGACCAACCTGACGCCATTGGCAAACTCGGTGAGTTCGAAGTCCAGTCCGTGATCGGGCATGGCGGGATGGGGATTGTGCTGAAGGGTTTTCAGCCAGAACTGAATCGCCCGGTGGCCATCAAAGTCATGTCGCCGCACTTGGCCTCGATCGGAACGGCTCGCAAGCGTTTTCTTCGTGAGGCACAAGCGACCGCGGCGATCGTGCATCCCAACGTGATGCCCATTTTGTCTGTTAGTGAATCCGCCACCCTGCCCTACTTAGTGATGCCGTTTGTGGCGTGCCGGACACTGCAACAACGCATCGACACCGAGGGTCCGCTGCCGATCACCGATGTGCTGCGGATCGGTATCCAGGTCGCCGCAGCACTCGCTGCCGCCCATCGTCAAGGATTGGTGCATCGCGACGTAAAGCCCGCCAACATTCTGATCGAACCCGCCGTCGACCGAACGATGTTGACCGACTTTGGTTTGGCCCGGGCCGCCGATGATGTAACCGTCACACGCTCCGGCGTGATCGCTGGAACGCCGCAGTACATGTCACCTGAACAAGCACGTGGTGAATCGGTCGATGCTCGCAGCGATCTGTTTGCACTCGGGTGTGTTCTGTACGCGATGGCAACGGGACGTCCGCCCTTTCGTTCGGAAACCAGCTACGGAATCCTGCGCCGGATCACGGATCATCCTCATCGCCCGATGCGAGAAACCCAGGCGAGCGTTCCGATCTGGATGGAGCACTTGGTCGATCAATTGCTTCGCAAGGACGCACGAAATCGAATCAGCAGCGCCGAAGAAACGCAGCGTCTGCTGGAAGCCTGCTTGGCCCACGTGCAACAACCCAGCATCCCTCTTCCGAGCGAAGTGATGGCATCAAAAAGACCCCACATCCGTCTCGCGATTTTACTGACGGTTCTCGTCGCGGCTTCCATCCCGTTGGCGGCGATCAACCTTTGGGACCGATCGAGAACAACGAAACCGCCCGTCATTGTCACACGCCCCGCCAGTCATCCGTCCTCGACTCCGTCCAAAGCGGTTGGCCCCGACTTTGCTCTTGCGGCTCCGATTACTGAATCGGTGTGGACCGAACCGACGAAGAACGAATCCTCCTCGCTGACCGAGATCGATTCCCAACTGGAACTTATACAGAAGCAGATCGAATCGCTGCAACGAAGCCTCGAGGTCAAGGAATCACCTTAG
- a CDS encoding prenyltransferase/squalene oxidase repeat-containing protein, with amino-acid sequence MKTVTPKQPLRLLALIVISTFCSTPASAQFPTAQLGDVVPRDVREIYEKGIQYLAKAQSEEGNWSDGAYAGPGVTGMAVMTFLASGEDPNYGIYSSNIRRGLRSIVNSQDPNSGILGGNSGHASMYNHGFATLALAEAYGVVNERLLTTGGKKLDRSLGEALELAVRGAVTSQKKNSYGGWRYGADAKDADTSVSGAVMVGLLAARNAGVKVPDEAIDRGVAYFKSMTSSSGQVAYAGLGGFDNSTPRISIGCLVYAVSRRKDMPEFKATLAALTNQMDTSGGAYMSYGNYYQAQALFQGDVEAWEKWNKELIRQLKAKQNDDGSFSGNYGTTVETSLSLLAMALNFRFLPIYER; translated from the coding sequence ATGAAAACCGTGACACCCAAGCAGCCATTACGACTGCTAGCTTTGATAGTGATCAGCACGTTCTGTTCGACGCCGGCCAGTGCCCAATTCCCAACCGCCCAACTCGGCGACGTGGTACCGCGTGACGTGCGTGAGATTTACGAAAAGGGCATTCAGTACCTCGCGAAGGCACAAAGCGAAGAGGGAAATTGGTCCGATGGTGCCTACGCAGGCCCCGGCGTGACCGGCATGGCCGTGATGACTTTCTTGGCCTCGGGCGAAGACCCCAACTACGGCATCTACAGCAGCAACATTCGTCGCGGGCTGCGGAGCATTGTCAATTCCCAGGATCCCAACTCGGGAATTCTCGGTGGCAACAGTGGTCACGCCAGCATGTACAACCACGGTTTCGCGACCTTGGCACTCGCCGAAGCTTACGGCGTGGTCAACGAACGTCTGCTCACCACCGGCGGTAAGAAACTGGATCGATCACTCGGCGAAGCCCTGGAACTCGCCGTTCGCGGTGCGGTGACGTCGCAGAAAAAGAACTCTTACGGTGGGTGGCGATATGGCGCCGATGCAAAAGACGCCGACACCTCCGTCAGCGGCGCCGTCATGGTGGGCTTATTGGCGGCCCGCAACGCAGGTGTCAAGGTTCCCGACGAAGCGATCGACCGCGGTGTGGCCTACTTTAAATCCATGACCAGCTCGTCCGGGCAAGTCGCTTACGCGGGACTAGGTGGGTTTGACAATTCGACGCCGCGAATCTCGATTGGGTGTTTGGTCTACGCCGTGTCGCGTCGAAAAGACATGCCCGAATTCAAAGCCACGCTCGCGGCACTTACCAATCAAATGGACACCTCCGGCGGGGCTTACATGAGCTATGGAAATTACTACCAGGCTCAAGCGTTGTTTCAGGGCGATGTCGAAGCCTGGGAAAAATGGAACAAGGAACTGATCCGTCAACTGAAGGCCAAACAGAACGACGACGGAAGTTTTTCAGGCAACTATGGCACCACCGTCGAAACCTCTTTGTCGCTGCTGGCGATGGCGCTCAACTTCCGTTTCTTGCCGATCTACGAACGATGA
- a CDS encoding DUF1589 domain-containing protein yields MHNNRRQHALAATFQSRRRPCSTWRPARCFGTKRGVIAAGHSNGMVNAAASDQRQVEPGLRTGIT; encoded by the coding sequence ATGCACAACAACCGACGTCAACATGCTCTCGCCGCAACGTTCCAATCACGCCGTAGGCCATGTTCCACATGGCGCCCCGCCCGATGCTTTGGAACAAAGCGAGGCGTGATCGCCGCAGGTCATTCCAACGGCATGGTGAACGCCGCGGCCAGCGACCAGCGCCAGGTGGAACCTGGCCTACGCACAGGCATAACGTAG
- a CDS encoding sigma-70 family RNA polymerase sigma factor: MHSPETRPSLIVRLGGAEDQSAWWSFVETYEPFLKHLVARHGTPPSHVADVTQQVLISIARSIDGFADDGKDASFRRWVHRVSRNVVIKYMARQRKQITGQGGTDALLQLDQQPAVDDPVLEDQYQHELIVWAAEKVRSEFAPTSWKAFWATMIEGRPVAEIAGELDVSAGSIYMSRSRILRRIRVVLDEVVQ, from the coding sequence ATGCACTCACCCGAAACACGACCGAGCCTGATCGTTCGATTGGGCGGTGCGGAAGACCAATCGGCTTGGTGGTCGTTTGTGGAAACGTACGAGCCCTTTCTCAAGCACCTGGTTGCCCGGCATGGAACGCCGCCATCGCACGTCGCCGACGTCACCCAGCAAGTCCTGATCTCGATCGCTCGCAGCATTGACGGATTTGCAGACGACGGCAAAGACGCCTCGTTCCGGCGTTGGGTCCACCGTGTCTCTCGCAACGTCGTCATCAAATACATGGCTCGCCAGCGGAAACAAATCACTGGGCAAGGCGGCACGGACGCACTGTTGCAACTCGACCAACAACCCGCCGTGGATGATCCCGTGTTGGAAGATCAATACCAACATGAATTGATTGTCTGGGCGGCCGAGAAAGTCCGCTCCGAATTTGCCCCCACTAGCTGGAAAGCGTTTTGGGCAACGATGATCGAAGGCCGACCGGTTGCGGAGATCGCTGGAGAGCTCGACGTCTCCGCCGGAAGCATTTACATGTCGCGTTCCCGCATCCTGCGTCGCATTCGTGTGGTTCTCGATGAGGTGGTGCAGTGA